One window from the genome of Sebastes umbrosus isolate fSebUmb1 chromosome 12, fSebUmb1.pri, whole genome shotgun sequence encodes:
- the ednrba gene encoding endothelin receptor Ba, which yields MKTRLLCLELLLLTGHVLVANGQIGSKKQTPQDLIGVTQRLGLVERDVQGPVRPNITMPRRRLPPMCTGPTEIRDTFKYINTVVSCLVFVVGIIGNSTLLRIIYKNKCMRNGPNILIGSLALGDLLHIIIGIPINVYKLLAEDWPFGVTLCKLVPFVQKASVGITVLSLCALSIDRYRAVASWSRIKGIGVPKWMAIEIVLIWILSIILAVPEAIAFDMITMDYKGEHLRICLLHPMQTGNFMKFYKSAKDWWLFSAYFCLPLVCTAIFYTLMTCEMLRKKNGVQIALSDHLKQRREVAKTVFCLVLVFALCWLPLHLSRILKLTIYDEKDPNRCELLSFFLVLDYIGINMASVNSCINPIALYIVSKRFKNCFRSCLCCWCLPAEMLMDEKQSCMKLKVTERASDQSNSRMTNKSTTA from the exons ATGAAGACTCGTCTCCTCTGCTTGGAGCTACTCCTCTTGACGGGTCACGTCCTCGTGGCCAATGGGCAGATcgggtcaaaaaaacaaacgCCCCAGGACCTTATCGGGGTCACCCAGAGACTCGGGCTCGTAGAGAGAGATGTGCAGGGTCCGGTGAGGCCCAACATCACCATGCCCCGCCGCCGGCTACCTCCCATGTGCACCGGACCCACGGAGATCCGAGACACCTTCAAGTACATCAACACGGTGGTGTCCTGCCTGGTGTTTGTCGTGGGTATTATCGGTAACTCCACTCTGCTGAGGATCATCTATAAGAACAAGTGCATGCGCAACGGGCCGAACATCCTGATCGGCAGCCTGGCGCTCGGAGACCTGCTGCACATCATCATCGGCATTCCCATCAATGTTTACAAG CTCCTGGCAGAGGACTGGCCTTTCGGCGTGACTCTGTGCAAGCTGGTGCCGTTTGTCCAGAAAGCCTCGGTGGGGATCACAGTGCTCAGTCTGTGCGCTTTGAGTATTGACAG GTATCGCGCCGTGGCCTCCTGGAGCCGCATCAAAGGGATCGGGGTTCCAAAGTGGATGGCTATCGAGATCGTGCTCATCTGGATATTATCCATCATCCTGGCTGTGCCAGAGGCAATAGCCTTCGACATGATCACCATGGACTACAAAGGAGAACACTTGAGGATCTGTTTGCTGCACCCCATGCAGACAGGCAACTTTATGAAG TTTTATAAATCAGCGAAGGACTGGTGGCTGTTCAGCGCGTATTTCTGCCTGCCGTTGGTCTGCACCGCTATTTTCTACACCCTGATGACCTGTGAGATGCTGAGGAAGAAGAATGGAGTCCAGATTGCTCTCAGCGACCACCTCAAACAG CGAAGGGAGGTGGCGAAGACAGTGTTCTGCCTGGTTCTGGTCTTCGCTCTGTGCTGGCTGCCGCTCCACCTCAGCCGCATCCTGAAGCTCACCATCTATGACGAGAAAGATCCGAACCGCTGCGAGCTGCTCAG TTTCTTTTTGGTGTTGGACTACATTGGCATCAACATGGCGTCTGTCAACTCCTGCATCAACCCAATCGCCCTCTACATAGTCAGCAAACGCTTCAAGAACTGCTTCAGG TCCTGCCTGTGCTGCTGGTGCCTACCGGCTGAGATGTTGATGGATGAGAAGCAGTCGTGCATGAAGCTGAAAGTCACCGAACGAGCCTCCGACCAGAGCAACTCCCGCATGACCAACAAGTCCACTACAGCCTGA